The genomic DNA GGCGTCCATGTGTCAGACTATGTTACCTGTCTTCCGCTTGGATGAAAAGATACATTCTTGAGcaaaaatataacttaaatTCCCTTGATAAAAAAGAGTCTCACTGTgggtattttttaaatactttatGTATCCATGCGGACAATACGACATTGAGGTGAAAAAGTATAAGTCTTTATAAAACTGGAAACTACGAGAATTCAACACTGCTTATTAtgcgatatatatatatacattctATAAGAACGTTTACTTGCTATGTAACTACTTTATCTTTACAAAAACTGTTGTGTCCATTGAGATTTCCTCGAGTTACGGTAAAAAAGCGAATTTGCTAAAGCTCAGAACTCTACTACTAGCACACCATCCTCAATATCCCTTTGTAACGCAACTATCAGCAAGTCACGCACGTATTAGAAACTCACGCGAAATTTGCGCGACGAACAATTATTGAACATAAAGATAAGCAGTCTCCATCAATGTTCCATGAACGTAATTACAACGATAATGAAGATTTTTTGATTTTCCGACCGCTGAGCAACCATAGCCATCCTTGCACGAGCTGACTCCGACACCGAAGGCAAAATCATCAGGAAAGCATGTAGCCTGTTGGTCGCCAATGCAACCTATCCTGGCAATATGGGTTGTCTTAACAGGAGTGATGTTAGGGTTGTCCTTTTGAGGATTACAGGTATTGGCTAAATTTAACCCACACCAGCCTTGCCTAAGAACGGACAAGTCGCAACTTTTAccaaaagcttttaaaagagTGGCGAAGGTATACTGCTCCGATGGAACAACGCCAAACTGTGTTTTGAACAGATGTGTCAGAGACATGTTTTTGTTGTGAGTGAACGGTGCGCAGCTTGTTGTGGGACCTGATAAGCATACCAGTATCTTGTTACAGGTCACTGTTGACCAGCCTTCGTTTTTCATCGATGTCTTTTGAGTCGTGTCGGGTGAACTTTCAGCATTGAACGTTTTTGTATTTGCCCAGTTATCACTGACGGGAGAAAATTCGTCTTTGCCACCGTTAATCCGAGCTACCAGGGTCCAGCCTCCCAGCGCTGTGGCCGGTTTATCTGGATTGAGAATGTCTCCTTTTGGCTCCACACGAATCATTTCACAATGAGTCTGCAAGTAAATGAACAGTGTTCATTATTCATCCGATCACAAATCCTAAATGTAAGTGAGCAGGCCTACTCACTTTCGACGCTTTCGCCGTATACCCCCTGTATAACTTGGGTAATTTTCCTGCGAATTTGTAGtcatttttttagataaaatctTTACCTTCGGCTTTGCAAAAGACGATATTTTTAGCGATGATTTCCATCCCGTCAGCAATAACTGGGCAAACCTGAAACGTCCGCTAACGATGAGATGTCATTTGTAACAAACGGAATACAAAACTCCTCAGTCTAGAGGACATAGAGAAATGACGTTTGATTAAACGCGCCATAGCTCGGCACGCATGCGTAATGCAAATTTGGTGTCATCGGCCCAACTTTAGAGCATCCGTAGCCATCATAACAGCTTGTTACACCGATACCAAGCGCATAATCATTCGGTCCGCAGGTCTTCAACAGGTCACCTAGGCAGCCAATCCTTGCAATATGATTGGTTGGATTCAGATTTGGGTTGATGTCTTGTGGGTGGCATACACTGGCAGTATTCAAGCCACACCACTGTTTTGCCATGCGCCTCAGATCGCAACTCTTTCCAAACACGCGCGATAAATTATCCATTGTGTATCTCTCACCTACAGTCACACCAAACTGATTATTAAACAGTTCCGCAAGAGACATGTTACGATCGTGCGTGAATGTTGCACAATGTGTATTCGGACCATCGAAGCAGACTCGAAGAATATTACTGCGCAAATCAGCCCAACCCAcgtttttcataactttttgaGTGTTGGTATCCGGTGCAGTTTCGTCGTTGATGACGCTGTCGGTTGCCCAGGTATTGCTGACTGGAGAAAACTCGTTAGAACTTCCCGGAACCCGAGCAACGAGAGTCCAACCACGAACCGCCATTGGTTCAATCTCACAGTGGGTCTGAAATTTAGATACAACTTACAGTATTCAGAAAAGTGGATGATCGATAATTTACCGACCGTTTCGCTTTGTTTAGGCAAGAGAAGCACATCCCCTGAATGACATTCTCTTCTTTGTAATTCACACTTCAAGGGCTGAACGAAATTCAGAAATGTCATTGGCTGATATTTGTGCGGCTATGACATTCAGGAAAATCATACTTCAGCTGTTCGATTGAAATGGAAATGAACGTGGTCAAACGTTCCTCCCTGTTGGTTGTAAAACTGGCCGCACAATCCTGACACATGGTCCAGATGGACCAgttcaaatgtaattttttactGACCTGAAAGGGTTTTGATTTGCCCTTTATCCAATAAGCCCCGCTTACAGCCCCACGGTCCTTTGTGTATATCTCCTGGCAGTTGGTCGCTGGATTATCAGCACTGAAAATACCACACAGCTGGTCTAAGTCATAGATCTGTTGTCTTTCAAGAGAGGAATTAGCCTAGAGACTTTTAATCTTCCATCAAACCTAATTCCAAAGGTTGACGTCCCtaaattactttttaacttAAGATGTTTGGGTTTCTTGAAGATCCTGTTCGGACATCTAGAGACAGGAATGATCTAGGAAACAACCTAGGGGGGTTCAAAATTGCCCTAGAAACTAAGGCTAAAGAGGGATACTTAATTTCAGCAAGCTTGGGACGAGTCTCCTGTTCTACAAGATGAGTCGATGCACCAGTGTTTCTGGCGGCACGAGAGGTGAAGTTGTCACTTTATATTACTGCTAAATTTCTTTAGATTTGCCGATGGTTAAGAAATACTTTTGATGCTTGTGAATGTGTACGTAAAGAAGACCTTTATGGGCTAAAAATTTCCCTAATTTCTAATAATAAATGGAAGAACTTTTGCATCATAAACCTACCATCTTCCCAAGCCACACTTTGGTTTGTCCGGGTGACCAGGTCCGCCTAAGCCGCCCTTCTGTTGGTAATAAGTGTAGTATCATGTCAGTATATGGATCTTGGCACCCATCTTGGCTCCACCTCTATTCAGTGATTATTCCTTCGCTGATGTGTAAACCCAAAAGTTCTTAACTCTAATTTTCCGTTGTGATTACGATCGATTTGGCTTTACGACGCAAACGCATCAATCACGAAGGTTAGATCTCACTAAGCGTATGCAAAGAACATACCTTGCACATCTTTTCCAGCTCCATGATCTTTTTTTGAAGAGTGGCTATCACGCCAGGAGAACACTGAAACTGATGGGAAAGGTACCGGATAAGCTTGTTAGTTAAAGCAGAAGTATGCATTTTTGAAATAACGCCTAAAATGGTAAAAACAGCACggaaaacagaaagaacaaaaattaaaacagacaaaaatgGCACCACAGAAACTTACCGGAGATGGTGCACAGACACCTGGTTCACCATTTGGGCCCTAAAATGATTTTAGAACGAATATgatataaaaaatgaacaaaaaacacGTTCAGTATTGTGATATACTTGCTAATCCTGATCTGGTCATAAATTCATTGTATATATGCAGTTTTAACATCGTCATTGACTAAGAGGACTTGAACGTGTATTTTACTAAATTATGAAGTCGTTTGTTTATACTCTCATCCAAAAGTGCGaccaccaaaataaaaaaagatacgATCCCATGGTATGAGTTTGCGTCCTCGATTATCGTGCTTTGGGAAAACTGTTTCCTGTTTCATGTACATGAAGTAAAAGCTATTCCACTCACCTTAGGTCCTGCTGGTCCAGGAGGTCCGGGTGATCCTTGGGCTCCCTATGGTTTAAAGCACGCGATCAGTTTAGCTGGACTTGTTGCGTACGTTCAAATATGCACAAGTGTAGTTGGGCAACTCATAGGGAACGTCGTGAGAGGAAGGCGCACAAGCGGAGACCCATACTTAAAGAAGTGTAATCCTTACGAGCAGAGAAACTTGGCCGGTATGTTCCGTCTGTGTGAATCTCTGCGTGCGATACATAGCTCATGTATTAACGATTTTTCCTGGATTCATTCTAAGTGAGCCATTCCATTCCCTGGCCGGATTATTTCGAATAGTGAAGGCcagtaaaatttaactaaatgGAGGTAAACCTTAGGGAAATTCAAGGCCTGTCTAAATCTATTAATTATCAAAACAGCGAATGGTTGAAAACTGAAGGTTTCATTCGGTCTCATAGTAGTCTGGGAGAAGAAGAGACAAAAAGTGCACCCTTTTGGGACCACACTATCAACAAGCTATGAGCAATTCAGCCTTTTATAGCTCTTAAAAATGCAAACCTTCGAACCAGGTTTTCCACTCGCCCCGTCTCTTCCCTTCAGAGCAAGAGTCATCatattctaaaacaaaattcaaaacaggAGGAGTAACAGTAAGCGCCGTCCATTCGGTATTGATTAAAAGCCGCTAAATGAAATACAGATCTTGGACAACAATAAAGATGTTCACTACCAACCTGTGAGACCTTCACTTTACACTGAGAGCCACTGATACATCCAACAGGGGAAGGTGGCGAGGGAGCTGGTTGTGCTGGTGGctaaaaaaatacagaaactATCAACAAAAGTGTTACAATCTCATATGAAGTATGTTGGTGTTGCTTGCCGAAATAAATCTTGTATGGGAGAAGTTGGTCAGATTTTGTCCAAAATGACTTCTTTGTCTCTATATGCTTTTTTGTCCTGCACGTCCATTTGTTAAAGAAACTGCCAGAATAAGTTGCCATGAGTAACGAACTACCTAAGCAGGTTAGAAGCAAGTATTTTCGGTAATAAACCGCTGGAAACATGGATTTTTATTGGGCATCCATCTGCCTAAAACACAGGACATGATACGGAAACAGACCAACCTTAACTCCTGCAGGCACCGGTGTGGCCGGGCTGTTTTGCCGCCCGGGTACAGGAGGCGACTGAGAATTTACTCCAGGGGCCTCCATAGGGGTACTACTCGCCACAGCAATGGGAGGAAGGTTGTTAAGATCTACAGTCGATTCTGTACTGGCGTTAGCAGGCGCTGGTACAAGCAGATATGTTCCATCGTTGTTCTTTTTCAGCATAAATTTTCCACCAGACTCAACCGGCCCAAGAAGGACCGCCAGATAAacgaaggaaacaaaaacaacccgCGTGCAGCTCATGGTGAAGTAGATTTCTTACGTGACCCTCATCAGTATTCAAATATCAACAAAACGTCTTACGCTGTGgggaaaacaaagacaaatatttaaACATGCTTATATCATATTTCTCACTCATCTCCAAAACAAAGGCTTAAGATGTTGCTGATCCTAACGGTACGCAGGACGATTGTTTCATATGAACTAAGTACAAAATCTCTATGGCTTGgctcataataataataataatttaattgaTGGAGGGGCTGATCGCTTAAATAAAACTTGGTAGGGGGATGGGGATTTTCCTGCTTTTAAAGCTTatgcaagatgtttttaaacatctttctttatgtTTCTATTTTGCAGCTCTTTAGACCCAATTTGAACTCGAATTACGTTCGTTTGGCAGAAGTTACGAAGCCCTAGGAGAATCATAACATCTGAAATGGACCTAAGATTCAGGCTTTCTTGACGAAATGAAGAATACAATTAGCTTTTAAATAGCATAAGGACATAATCAAGAATTCAAATTGGatcgatttgtttttcttccaaaaatgtAAGTTTTTGCAACAGAAAACGTCAATCAGAAACCAACTGGTGGTCCTAAACGGGTCATGACTATTGAAAGATAACATAACATAAGCAGCTGGAGTGGCAAAAATTTTTCATAGATTTTCGTATCGGCTGACTAAAACGAGTGTAtcgtttctttaaaagtaaaaacagtTATGACCACTGATGAGTTAAAAGGTCTCAAAGCACTAAAATTTACCTCCGTGACCGAAATTGATCTTTTAGTGTCTAATTAAACACATAAAGCTAATGTCGTATGAAATAAagcattttcattgaaaaatagaaacaaGAGATCTTTGATTGAGAAGTGATGAAGAAAATTATGGCAGAATTTTTACTGTCTCTATTTAGCTTAAACGTAATCAATATCAAATTCGTAACCCGGACAAAtgatgtttaaaataaaaaaaaaatgaaactatttcAATTAAATAAACAGGTGCAAGCAAAATCATCCAAGTCGCATATCAGTAATGAAAgctaaaacttaaaaaaaaaagtttcaaacagGGCAACGACTGAAAGATACTTGAAAACAGGAAGCTTCATAGCAGGACGAGATCTACTGCCGCGTGATTGTCTAAAGACCGGCAAATCAAAAATGCGAACACCAGGAATATATGATAACTCTCAACTTTGCTAGATGAAGCGATTATAAACGATAAATCAGAGGAAACTCACCTAGATACGACTTTCTTTCCTTGCCTTGAAAGTATTACAACTGGTAAATTGACTCAGATAAATTACCTCAAGTAATAAATTCAATTAAGAGTTAAATAGCAAATATTGAAAATCACTTTCAAGGGTCTGGCGAGATCATATCACCTAACTCGTGCTTAACAATGAGGTAATTGGTGTAGGCGACGACGGACAAATAAAGAATAACCAGCGGAGTTGATACTTACTGGTGGCAAAAGAAAGTAACAGGTGGTACATAGAAATGGGCGGACATAATCATTACAAGAAAGCCGTCAATGGAACATAATAAACCTTCCTTTCGTAGATGAataaaggggaggggggggggaggggtaagtttctaaagaaactgaggtgctgcgtcggtgagagagtataacagggtgatttagtattattaactgagttaaaaacgtaaattggccaccgcaaagagttttaaagctgacgtttcgagtgttagcccttcatcagacGAATATATTTTTCGTATGCAGAGATCTTGTGTAGATATCGGATGGATCTCAAAAAGAGCCCGATGGTATCCAGGTGGGGGTATAGGAGGACATCAGACCCTGGCAGGATTTTGGCAAGATCACAGTAGGATTCCGGAAGGATTACCAAGTGAAAAAGAagtgcaaacaaacaaaagacaatacatatgtttttttctaacaaattaCCATATGGTTATATGAATGGTTACACCACCTGGTCTGCTAAAGGTTATAAAGGAGGTCTGagaactaaataaaaaaaaaagaatctctTATAAGGCCTGGCTACCAAGTTCCCTCGGAAGAGCAAAGGGCAAtggaaaatattggaaaataTTAGAAAATATGAATGGATCAACTATTGACGAGCAAGAATTACTGACTGTGGTTCCTCCAGAACTCAAACGGCTTTGTAAAAAGGTCGTGCGAGGGTTCTACGAGAGTGAACACGTGGCTATTATCAATGTATTAACAAACTCGCAATATCCATGTTTACAAGAAGACGATTTGATCCGACTGCTTAGCTTTGACAAGAAGCAGCTTCGCCAAAGTTTAGTACgtttaaagaatgaaaaactcATAAAGCAAAGAGTTCACAAGGAAAAGAATCCAGAAACCGGGGCTCTCATTAGTTTCAACTACTACTTCATTAACTACAAGGTGTTTGTAAATGTTGTTAAATACAAGCTTGACCACGTGAGGAAGAAGATTGAAAGCGAAGAAAAGCAAGCCAAAAATCGTCCGTCATTTCTATGCACACAGTGCTCGAAAAAATATTCTGATCTAGAGGTTGATCGCTTGTTCGATTTAGAGACAGGTCAATTAAAGTGCACTCTCTGCGAGGGACTTGTGGAAGAAGATTCTGCCATGATTAAACAAAGTAACACATCACGAACCAATTTGGCTCGCTTTAATGAACAAATGGAGCCAATTTTTCAACTGCTGAGGGAATGCGAACACATCAATCTGGCGCCAGCCATTCTAGAGCCAGAACCACAGGCTGCCCAGTTTACTGGTGGGAGCCATGTGTCTCGCCCATCAGGTCACCGTGGGAGTAAACCATCTTGGGCAAATGATGCAGCAGGAGGTAGTGATGTTAGTGGACCAGGTATCAAGATAGACATCATGGGAGAGAAGGGTGATGAAGATTTAGGAAATGTTAAACCACGGACTAAAGAGGCACCAATATGGATTACACAGAGCACAGTATTACCAGCTTCAGGTGCTAAGAACGAGACAGTTGCTACTGGACAAACCCATCCTGGTGAATTACAGAACAAAAAACGGATTGGTTCTGGTAAAGATGATGAAATCCTTGCTGAATTATTAGTGCATGAGTCAGTAAACAAGAAACCACGCCTAGACATCAATGAAGCCCTTGGTGAGGGGGGAGATGATGATAGCGACTCTGGAAGTGATGAATCAGACTTTGAGACACCAACTCCAGGGCCTGCCACAAAAGAAAGTGAAGTAACAGAATCCATGGAGATTCACTCAGAAAGTGATCAGGAGGATGAAGAAGCACATGAAATTAAAATAGGAGACAAAATGGTGCCAGTGCATGATGTTACTGaggaaatgttaaaacaaatgaCACCAGATGAACATGAGGCATACACCAAAACACTACAGCATGTTTATAGCCAGTTATATTAGTACTCATGTATGAATATGTACACAGAAACAGTGTATATGGCAGTCAGTATCATGACTAAGGTACACTGACAAATACAAGTGTTAGTAGTTGTAAAGCATTTCTTTTGACAAAGTGATTTAGAGAATATATAATCTATCAGACGGTGTCGAATTGTtacattgtttaattttcaaagtaattttaagCTCAAGATACAACACAAGTACTGGTATTTGCAACTGCAAGTCACTGATTAAAACAAGAGTCAATTTCCTGTAATGAGTACAGCAGCCTCTTATTATTCAAGGACACCCTGGGGAGGGAGATTTAGTGTCCACAATGGCCAGAGTTTGTAATAGCTGACACTCTAAACACATGAAATAATGTGTAACTAAACAAATATAAGGCTGCGAAAAGATTTGGCCACAAGCAGGAAATACTCATGTTCACACCtaattgaagaatggtttcttattttcctttgttgtaaTGTCAGATGAAGTACTTAAGTGTCCACCATGGCAGgagaaaaacaagtgaaatgtcATGCTGGAGAGGCATGAAGCTTTCTGCAGATTCTGCAATAATGGGAATTTGTTTTTACCATTTCTTTATGCATTTTGCCAGGGAGCTCTTGTCCACAATAGTGGGGTATCCATATTAGTGAGGTGTCTGCTGAGCGAGAGTTAACTGTGCTCTTTTGTCACAGGATGGAAAAACATGACGGGGATGGAAAACTGGTCTGGATCTTTTTCATGGCCAACTTTTATCAGAAAGAACTACTAAGAGCATGTGAAAGCCTGAAAGATGTTTGTTAACCcagtattttggtttttttttaaagaaaacatcatGTTTGTGAGATCAAACTCCAGCATACATgtagtttttaaatattatttcatCAAATTAAAGAAGACATTTGTCCTATATAGGAACCGATCATATTTTGTACTATTAATCTGTATTATATCATAATCATAGCCTTACATTATTTTAAAGGCCATAAGTTTCCAAGTCTGTAACTATGTGTTTACCCTCATTAACTGAAGATTGACTTAATTACTTTTTTACTTGTAAGTTTATCCCTTGACAGACAAAAATTATAGGTATTGGAGGTACaagttggtttttattttccagttCAGTCCATACAAGATCTATTTTTCATTATCCTGCAGAGCTTGTGCAAGAAACAGCTTACCAAAGCTGTGAGTGGCAAACTGATTCACTTGTTTACTGTATGTGTTAACTTGTTGAGATAACAGAAGGTAATCAAGTCGAGATGGTGACTGCAGTGGTTTAAATATCTTTGACAAATCTTCCTCTGGTAAGGGAGGGTCTCCCCGAGAATTCCTCTGAGCATTTTCCCCTTGCTGAAAAGGACAAAGAAAGTTGTCATCATGCACATCTTCACATAAAAGGAAACCCTTTTTTTTGACACTGATTCAGTTGAATTGTTCACTGTTGCAATTTATTACGCACTTTAAGCAGTTTCAGAATATTGAGCCTAAGAAAAGAGCTGCAGCATCCCTGGTTGTAGTGTGTTTAAGTAGGACACTTCAGTAACATATGACAAAATAACTGCCTCAAAAAAAACCAGAGGGCCTCTGGAAGAGGGAAATGTTTTACTCTCATCTATTTACAACACAACATCAGCAAATTACCCTTCTCTGAATGTAAGCttctttctgttgttgttgCCTTGCTACATTTCGCAGATGATTGTTGAATTTATTGGCATCTTGACAAAGTTCGTCTACAGTTGCCATGAGCAGCCGAACATTCTTTTCTAAATAGGAactatttcaagaaaaaatggaacACACCATTGGCATACCCTGAAGGAAGTATTTCTTGTAATCTATTGAAAGAGTGCCATTGGTGAAGACTACTTCACCCAGCAACATGAAACTAGAAAATTAATGTAAACCAGAAACCTGATAAGGAAAACTGGAAAAGGGCCAGATTAAGGAGAAAGatggggaggggtgggtgggggtGCATAAAGATATTGTTTTACTTCTCCACCCCTTCCATCAAcataaagaaaaagtaaaaaaaattaattaggtAACCTGGTGGGGCTGCCACTATTCATGgttacattttgttttcatttttgtttttagagcAATTAATATcaactaaaaataaattcaaaactacCATACCCTGTAGAGAGGCTCAGAAAATTGTCTGTTTGCGTGTGAGGTGATAATACCTCGACTTCACACAACAGAGAATTGATGAGGGAAGAATTCCTTATCACAAGAGGAATCTCTTCAAACATGGCTTCAAAACTAAGACCACTCTTTGCAAGCCTAAAAAGAAATTGGAATCAGTGTGACTTGAATCCACCTGGAAAAATCAATCCTATAATTCTGGTCCCCTAGGCAATATTTGGGCATTAAGAAGTTCGAGTTGTTTTAAGACCATCGTCtgtcatcaactgagttaaGGGCAACTCGTATTAATCCAGGTAAACTTTGAATCTCACAAACAACTAAAGGGAagagtttgtaaagaaactgtggtgcagcaTTGGTGGAGGGGTACTATGGGATACTTTGGTTttataactgagttgataaattgTACATTAGCCGctgtagagagtttctaaagctgacctTACAaatgttagcccttcatcagagcaaaacaaaaaaaggctAACTCTAAAAACCTCAGCTTAATAAACCCTATACGGTAACCTAATTATCTATGAACCTTACATAACATCGATTCTCAGAATTTCTGCTCCTATTGAGACTGttagaagctagtcactctaaggggtcaaaaggttaaaagtAAATTAACAACCATATATACCCCACTTAAATTTCAGTGAAAATTCTCTTACTTTTCAGCACTAAATTCTTCATCTTTGTACATTGACATCATTTTGTCAGACAAACGGAATACTTTGAGAGACAACATTCCTTGTGAAGTCTTGAGCGGATCTAAAGATGAACACAGTGGCATTAATAACAAAAGTTAAGCATTATTAATCAGCATTTCTTGTAAAATAATACAACCTGTAACTCCTACTTAGTTAACATCTTAATCAAGAGATACAAACAATTCCTCTCTAACCACTACTCTCACTACGAAATTTATTGTTGTGGCTGTAACATTttaataagggaaaaaaaacagatcaGTCTGATCTTACCATAGATAAGTACGACAGATTCTTCAATTGAACTCTGATAACTGAACTGAGAGTCAAGTAAATTTCTATTGATAAATGAGCCAAGGTATGTTGATTGATACCATCCAACATGCAAATGGTCCACATTTACAGCCCGTAGCCGACGCATCATCTCCATTTGGTAGTTTACTATCAAGAGAGAAAGAAGTGAAAAGTTAGATCCCAGGTTTGACTACAGAGCAAGCCTGTGCCATTCACTATGTCAGTAAATGTCTAGTACTAAACTAAAGTATCTATAACAGTGAAAAGCACATTTTGAAGGAGTGCCAAAAAGTACAATGCAACATCTAATTTATCACTGAAAATAATAGCAGggcaaataaaatcaaaagaagataTTAAAAGTTGATCAAAActcaaattcaaaacaaaattcccTTCAGTGCTAGAACATATGAATTAACAACTTACAACTGGTCTCAGTTTTGTATCTGGTATATTGGTTCAGAGGTTAGCACAAGTTCTCACAATAAATTACAGAGTGAAGTAAACCAAAACATATGCACAGAAATGTACAGGAGACCACATCTTgattgatttcattttaaacttttgATAGGGTGAGAGGTGGTGTGATGTGCCAGGACAAATCTCAACTAAAGAAGAGCAAAACCAGTACAGTTCAGGGTTATCATCAAGTCAGTTTCACAACAATATTTAACAAGAAACTTGTCAGCTGATTCTCAccatcatcctcatcatcatcatcaccagcTCTCGAAGAGGGGAAAGGGAAGCAGTTTGTTATCTCAAGTTTGTTATTCTGAATCAATCCAAGTAAAACTCCTTGAACAACCTCGCCAGCTGATCTTTCATCTTGGCagtgtttgataattttcaacaCAACCTGAAAGAATTCATACCAAGTTAATAGCAAGATACTTTGACAGGAAATATTACTTTAACTATCAAAGTTTAAGGAAGTTATTTCAGAAACATTCAAGTCTACATGTGTATTAATATGATACCAATAGGTTTTTACCTGGTAACATTAACCTTTCAATGAAAACTCTACATGTTTGGTTAGTTCTGAACTGAAAGTCTTCAGAGTTGAGGGCCCAGTTGTCAGCCactcaaataaaataattacatgtCCACTTCATGAaagctgattggtcagttttgtgattatgttcgTAAGTAAGACTCAAATAACAGTAAGCAGTTGTAAATGTTCAGTTTTGAACCATTGGTAAAGACAGGTTCCATGCAATGGTCACACTACAATGTAAATAAGTATATTAGTAAACAGTGATAGAAAATGAAGTCATTCATA from Pocillopora verrucosa isolate sample1 chromosome 2, ASM3666991v2, whole genome shotgun sequence includes the following:
- the LOC131790775 gene encoding uncharacterized protein → MSCTRVVFVSFVYLAVLLGPVESGGKFMLKKNNDGTYLLVPAPANASTESTVDLNNLPPIAVASSTPMEAPGVNSQSPPVPGRQNSPATPVPAGVKPPAQPAPSPPSPVGCISGSQCKVKVSQNMMTLALKGRDGASGKPGSKGAQGSPGPPGPAGPKGPNGEPGVCAPSPFQCSPGVIATLQKKIMELEKMCKKGGLGGPGHPDKPKCGLGRCADNPATNCQEIYTKDRGAVSGAYWIKGKSKPFQTHCEMIRVEPKGDILNPDKPATALGGWTLVARINGGKDEFSPVSDNWANTKTFNAESSPDTTQKTSMKNEGWSTVTCNKILVCLSGPTTSCAPFTHNKNMSLTHLFKTQFGVVPSEQYTFATLLKAFGKSCDLSVLRQGWCGLNLANTCNPQKDNPNITPVKTTHIARIGCIGDQQATCFPDDFAFGVGVSSCKDGYGCSAVGKSKNLHYRCNYVHGTLMETAYLYVQ
- the LOC131790779 gene encoding eukaryotic translation initiation factor 3 subunit H-like, translating into MAERGGSSFSNSSLSGSSSRIDSVQVEGLVVLKIIKHCQDERSAGEVVQGVLLGLIQNNKLEITNCFPFPSSRAGDDDDEDDVNYQMEMMRRLRAVNVDHLHVGWYQSTYLGSFINRNLLDSQFSYQSSIEESVVLIYDPLKTSQGMLSLKVFRLSDKMMSMYKDEEFSAEKLAKSGLSFEAMFEEIPLVIRNSSLINSLLCEVEVLSPHTQTDNFLSLSTGSYLEKNVRLLMATVDELCQDANKFNNHLRNVARQQQQKEAYIQRRQGENAQRNSRGDPPLPEEDLSKIFKPLQSPSRLDYLLLSQQVNTYSKQVNQFATHSFGKLFLAQALQDNEK
- the LOC131790776 gene encoding general transcription factor IIE subunit 1-like, which translates into the protein MNGSTIDEQELLTVVPPELKRLCKKVVRGFYESEHVAIINVLTNSQYPCLQEDDLIRLLSFDKKQLRQSLVRLKNEKLIKQRVHKEKNPETGALISFNYYFINYKVFVNVVKYKLDHVRKKIESEEKQAKNRPSFLCTQCSKKYSDLEVDRLFDLETGQLKCTLCEGLVEEDSAMIKQSNTSRTNLARFNEQMEPIFQLLRECEHINLAPAILEPEPQAAQFTGGSHVSRPSGHRGSKPSWANDAAGGSDVSGPGIKIDIMGEKGDEDLGNVKPRTKEAPIWITQSTVLPASGAKNETVATGQTHPGELQNKKRIGSGKDDEILAELLVHESVNKKPRLDINEALGEGGDDDSDSGSDESDFETPTPGPATKESEVTESMEIHSESDQEDEEAHEIKIGDKMVPVHDVTEEMLKQMTPDEHEAYTKTLQHVYSQLY